A DNA window from Thermoanaerobaculia bacterium contains the following coding sequences:
- a CDS encoding AMP-binding protein: MTTERQDFPRLEPRRFAARTLPALLVATASRQPERRFLRFLEPPAGDGGALGAPCTLSRGAFAAGVGRAARLLRSVGVGPGLRVLLLAENSPEWQMVALGTQLLRAEPAAVFSSLGAETVAGIARRVAPRVIFVSTAAQWEKLQPAAPELIAAGLAAVITGARLAPDSVPAGLPVVALASAVGDEAPGLAPEEMAALAAAVGEEDPFLLLFTSGTTGRSKGVRLAQRAMVHALDAGQASVATTGDDVGLHFLPFGHIAGHAQFTLALAQGHELIMVARREELEPGLALAPTYFFSVPLVYERMRDGVEAKIAALPPPLRWAVRRALAAAARRRLDGSRRIGDALGTRLADRLVGRALRARLGGRVRGLFAGGAPAPPALFRFFESLGIPLVELYGMSETAGMISSNLLAGPRRQGCAGRITADHEVHFGADGELEVRGPLLLSGFLEPEDGAEVWTADGFFRTGDLGRVDEAGFLYIEGRCKSLIMLSTGKKLSPEPIELALASTAPFHGAVLFGEGRPFVAAAVFVDRAELARIAAAGEDAATALLPRARAGLAAFSDFEKPKKLLVLPGTPQDYPELLTPTLKIKRAALLAAHAAAVAALFGQP, encoded by the coding sequence ATGACGACCGAGCGGCAGGATTTCCCTCGACTCGAGCCTCGCCGTTTCGCGGCGCGCACGCTGCCGGCGCTTCTCGTGGCGACAGCGAGCCGCCAGCCGGAGCGGCGTTTTCTGCGTTTTCTCGAGCCGCCGGCCGGCGACGGCGGTGCGCTCGGCGCGCCGTGCACGCTGTCGCGCGGCGCGTTCGCGGCCGGAGTGGGACGGGCGGCCCGGCTTCTGCGCTCGGTCGGTGTCGGGCCGGGCTTGCGCGTCCTCCTGCTGGCCGAGAACTCACCGGAGTGGCAGATGGTGGCGCTGGGCACGCAGTTGCTGCGCGCCGAGCCGGCGGCGGTCTTCTCGAGCCTGGGGGCGGAGACCGTGGCCGGGATCGCGCGCCGGGTCGCGCCGCGGGTGATCTTCGTCTCGACCGCAGCGCAGTGGGAGAAGCTTCAGCCGGCCGCGCCGGAGCTCATCGCCGCCGGGCTTGCGGCGGTCATTACCGGCGCCCGCCTCGCGCCGGACTCGGTGCCGGCCGGTCTCCCGGTCGTTGCGCTCGCCTCTGCCGTCGGCGACGAGGCGCCCGGCCTCGCGCCGGAGGAGATGGCGGCGCTCGCCGCGGCGGTCGGGGAGGAGGACCCGTTTCTGCTCCTCTTCACCAGCGGCACCACCGGGCGGTCGAAGGGCGTGCGTCTTGCGCAGCGCGCGATGGTGCACGCGCTCGACGCCGGTCAGGCCTCCGTGGCGACCACCGGGGACGATGTCGGTCTCCACTTCCTGCCCTTCGGGCATATCGCCGGGCACGCCCAGTTCACCCTCGCCCTGGCGCAGGGGCATGAGTTGATCATGGTGGCCCGGCGGGAAGAGCTCGAGCCCGGCCTCGCTCTCGCCCCGACCTACTTCTTCTCCGTGCCCCTGGTCTACGAGCGCATGCGCGACGGGGTCGAGGCGAAGATCGCCGCGCTCCCGCCCCCCTTGCGGTGGGCGGTGCGCCGGGCGCTCGCAGCCGCCGCGCGCCGGCGTCTCGACGGCTCGCGGCGGATCGGGGACGCTCTCGGCACGCGTCTCGCCGACCGGCTCGTCGGTCGCGCCCTGCGCGCCCGGCTGGGTGGCCGGGTACGCGGCCTGTTTGCCGGCGGCGCGCCGGCCCCGCCGGCGCTCTTCCGGTTCTTCGAGAGTCTCGGCATCCCCCTGGTCGAGCTCTACGGGATGAGCGAGACGGCGGGGATGATCTCCTCGAACCTGCTCGCCGGTCCGCGGCGGCAGGGTTGCGCCGGCCGGATCACAGCCGATCACGAGGTGCACTTCGGCGCCGACGGCGAGCTTGAGGTGCGTGGTCCGCTGTTGCTCTCCGGTTTCCTCGAGCCAGAGGACGGAGCGGAGGTCTGGACCGCGGATGGCTTCTTCCGCACCGGCGACCTCGGACGGGTCGACGAAGCGGGTTTCCTCTACATCGAGGGACGCTGCAAGAGCCTGATCATGCTCTCCACAGGCAAGAAGCTCTCGCCGGAGCCGATCGAGCTGGCGCTCGCCTCGACGGCGCCGTTCCATGGCGCCGTGCTGTTCGGAGAGGGCCGGCCGTTCGTGGCCGCGGCGGTCTTCGTGGATCGCGCCGAGCTCGCCCGGATCGCCGCGGCCGGCGAGGACGCGGCCACGGCGCTCCTGCCGCGGGCCCGCGCCGGGCTCGCCGCCTTCTCCGACTTCGAGAAGCCGAAGAAGCTCCTCGTTCTCCCCGGCACGCCGCAGGACTACCCGGAGCTGCTCACCCCGACCCTCAAGATCAAACGCGCCGCCCTGCTCGCCGCCCACGCTGCCGCGG